A portion of the bacterium genome contains these proteins:
- the nuoF gene encoding NADH-quinone oxidoreductase subunit NuoF → MSKPMEQLLELRRKAEQRLQKEKLSSKIRITVGSATCENAAGANEVFKRVEELIHQHKVKDVTLSRVGCTGRCDMEPVMTVFAKGAEPIKYSAMNPEKVGQFFESHVLKGVPVQSLSMPRGKRAGGEFQEEKLWADPRLADRFSSVFGDVDFFGKQMRVTLRNCGVIDPESLDEYLVVRGYQAAVKVLTEMKPQDVVNSITKSGLRGRGGGGFPTGVKWNFASVQKSEDKYIICNADEGDPGAFMDRSTIEGDPHTIVEGMIIGGYAIGAKQGYVYIRAEYPLAIKRLEVAIDAARKAGFLGKSIFGTDWDFDIEIRLGAGAFVCGEETALIRSIEGERGMPRPRPPYPAVCGLWGKPTVINNVETFANIPVVILDGPEWFASIGTEKSKGTKVFALAGKVCNTGLVEVPMGTTLRDVVYGVGGGIRDGKKFKAVQTGGPAGGCLPDSCLDTPVDYESLTAAGSMMGSGGMIVIDEDSCMVDMARFFLDFTQDESCGKCTPCREGTKRMLEILQRIVDGKGVEGDIEKLLRLGDTIKRTSLCGLGQASPNPVISTIKHFRGEYEAHIREKRCPAGVCKHLLSYTIIAEKCIGCGACKRKCPVACISGKPKEVHTIDASRCIRCGQCFEACKFDAVKRK, encoded by the coding sequence ATGAGTAAACCAATGGAACAATTGCTTGAACTTCGACGGAAAGCCGAACAGCGGCTGCAAAAGGAGAAGTTAAGCTCAAAAATCCGGATTACAGTAGGCTCGGCAACCTGTGAAAATGCTGCAGGTGCCAATGAGGTCTTCAAGCGGGTCGAGGAACTGATTCACCAGCATAAGGTGAAAGATGTCACCTTGAGCCGTGTGGGTTGCACGGGCCGTTGCGACATGGAGCCGGTGATGACGGTGTTTGCCAAAGGTGCAGAGCCCATCAAATATAGTGCCATGAACCCTGAAAAAGTGGGGCAGTTTTTTGAGTCGCATGTTCTCAAAGGTGTGCCGGTCCAATCCCTTTCGATGCCCCGTGGGAAACGAGCAGGCGGGGAATTCCAGGAAGAGAAACTTTGGGCGGATCCACGGTTGGCCGATCGATTTTCCTCCGTGTTCGGCGATGTGGACTTCTTCGGCAAGCAGATGCGTGTGACGTTGCGTAATTGCGGTGTGATTGATCCCGAGAGCCTGGATGAATATCTTGTCGTCCGCGGGTATCAGGCAGCGGTGAAGGTGCTGACGGAGATGAAGCCGCAGGACGTTGTGAATTCGATAACCAAGTCCGGTTTGCGCGGGCGCGGCGGCGGTGGATTCCCTACTGGCGTGAAATGGAACTTTGCCTCGGTTCAGAAGAGCGAAGATAAATACATCATCTGCAATGCTGACGAGGGCGATCCCGGTGCATTCATGGATCGCAGTACCATTGAGGGTGACCCCCATACCATCGTTGAGGGGATGATCATTGGCGGTTATGCAATTGGTGCGAAACAGGGGTATGTCTACATCCGTGCGGAGTATCCTCTGGCCATCAAACGGCTTGAAGTTGCCATCGATGCGGCTCGCAAGGCTGGTTTCCTCGGAAAGAGCATTTTCGGAACCGACTGGGATTTCGATATCGAGATCCGGTTGGGCGCAGGTGCTTTTGTGTGCGGTGAAGAAACCGCTTTAATTCGATCCATCGAGGGCGAGCGGGGCATGCCCCGTCCACGGCCACCGTACCCGGCGGTTTGCGGTTTGTGGGGCAAGCCCACGGTCATTAACAATGTTGAAACGTTTGCCAACATTCCTGTGGTCATTCTGGATGGTCCCGAGTGGTTTGCATCCATTGGTACCGAAAAGAGTAAGGGCACGAAGGTGTTCGCACTGGCAGGTAAGGTTTGCAATACCGGACTGGTCGAAGTACCTATGGGCACTACCCTGCGTGACGTAGTCTACGGGGTCGGCGGCGGAATCCGGGACGGCAAGAAATTCAAGGCGGTTCAAACGGGTGGTCCGGCCGGGGGATGTCTTCCGGACTCGTGTCTTGATACCCCGGTTGATTACGAATCGCTTACGGCGGCTGGTTCCATGATGGGCAGCGGCGGGATGATCGTGATTGATGAGGATTCCTGCATGGTGGATATGGCGCGGTTTTTCCTGGATTTCACCCAGGATGAATCCTGCGGCAAATGCACACCCTGTCGGGAAGGCACGAAGCGCATGCTTGAGATCCTCCAGCGGATTGTGGACGGCAAGGGGGTCGAGGGTGATATTGAGAAGCTCCTTCGCCTGGGGGATACCATCAAGCGGACATCCCTGTGCGGGTTGGGTCAGGCATCGCCGAATCCCGTGATCAGCACGATCAAGCACTTCCGTGGAGAGTACGAAGCGCATATCCGCGAGAAACGTTGCCCTGCCGGGGTCTGTAAACACCTGCTTTCTTACACCATTATTGCTGAGAAGTGTATCGGGTGTGGGGCCTGTAAACGAAAATGTCCTGTGGCTTGCATTAGTGGGAAGCCGAAAGAGGTTCATACCATTGACGCCTCTCGATGCATTCGATGTGGGCAATGTTTTGAAGCATGCAAATTTGATGCGGTGAAGAGGAAATAG
- the pgi gene encoding glucose-6-phosphate isomerase — MSMARTIRLNKRPEWKALKKNAEIIKGTHLRDLFRDDPTRGKRFAMEVCGLYLDYSKNRINDESLKLLLDLARACQITEAAQDMFSGKKINQTENRSVLHIALRNRANTPILVDRKDVMPEVNAVLEKMTAFSRKVRAGEWLGFTGKPIRTIVNIGIGGSDLGPVMAYEALKAYSDRNLTFRFISNVDATHFAECTRDLNPEETLFIVASKTFTTQETMTNAETARAWCLNTLKDPAAVARHFVALSTAANEVSTFGIDTANMFGFWDWVGGRYSLCSAIGLPVMLAIGPEKFIEFLEGYHAMDRHFIEAPLEQNAPVMLALLGFWYNNFLGAETHAILPYDQYLHRFAAYFQQADMESNGKGCDKQGKSVQWQTGPVIWGEPGTNGQHAFYQLIHQGTKLIPCDFIGFSKSLNPIGDHHDKFMANFFAQTEALAFGKTETDVIAEGTPAKLVPFKVFNGNRPTNTILAEKLTPRILGSLIALYEHKIFVQGVIWNVFSFDQWGVQLGKVLANKILPELQASEATLTHDSSTNELIRRYKAGK; from the coding sequence ATGTCAATGGCCAGAACAATACGTTTGAATAAACGCCCCGAGTGGAAAGCTTTGAAAAAAAACGCCGAGATCATCAAAGGCACCCACTTGCGGGATCTTTTTCGTGATGATCCTACCCGCGGAAAACGCTTCGCCATGGAGGTCTGCGGGCTCTACCTTGATTATTCCAAAAACCGGATCAACGATGAATCCCTGAAACTCCTGCTCGACCTCGCCCGTGCTTGCCAGATAACTGAGGCTGCCCAGGATATGTTCAGCGGTAAGAAAATCAATCAGACCGAGAACCGCTCTGTTCTCCACATCGCTCTGCGTAACCGGGCCAACACCCCGATTCTAGTTGACCGCAAAGACGTCATGCCTGAAGTGAATGCAGTTCTCGAAAAAATGACCGCCTTTTCCCGTAAAGTGCGCGCCGGGGAATGGCTTGGCTTCACAGGCAAACCCATCCGCACCATCGTTAATATCGGCATCGGCGGCTCGGATCTGGGCCCCGTCATGGCCTATGAAGCCCTGAAGGCCTACTCTGACCGTAATCTCACCTTCCGGTTCATCTCCAATGTGGATGCCACCCATTTCGCGGAATGTACGCGCGATCTTAATCCGGAAGAGACGCTTTTCATTGTCGCCTCCAAGACCTTCACCACACAGGAGACCATGACCAACGCCGAAACGGCGCGGGCCTGGTGCCTGAACACGCTTAAGGATCCCGCCGCGGTAGCCCGTCATTTCGTGGCACTCTCCACCGCCGCCAACGAGGTCAGCACCTTTGGCATCGATACCGCCAATATGTTTGGCTTCTGGGACTGGGTGGGCGGCCGCTACTCCCTCTGTTCTGCCATCGGATTGCCGGTTATGCTGGCCATCGGCCCTGAAAAGTTCATCGAGTTTCTCGAGGGGTACCACGCCATGGATCGCCATTTTATCGAAGCCCCCCTGGAGCAAAATGCCCCAGTTATGCTGGCTTTGCTTGGCTTCTGGTACAACAATTTCCTAGGGGCCGAAACCCATGCGATCCTCCCTTACGACCAGTATCTTCATCGGTTTGCGGCTTATTTCCAGCAGGCGGACATGGAAAGTAACGGCAAGGGCTGCGACAAACAGGGCAAGTCGGTGCAATGGCAGACAGGTCCCGTCATCTGGGGCGAACCGGGCACCAATGGCCAGCACGCCTTCTATCAGCTGATCCATCAGGGGACCAAGCTGATTCCCTGCGACTTCATCGGCTTCAGCAAGAGCCTGAACCCTATTGGGGATCACCATGATAAGTTTATGGCCAACTTCTTTGCCCAAACTGAAGCATTGGCGTTCGGTAAGACCGAAACGGATGTCATCGCAGAAGGTACTCCTGCCAAGTTGGTCCCGTTTAAAGTCTTTAATGGCAACCGGCCAACCAATACCATTCTGGCAGAGAAACTGACCCCCCGCATTCTGGGCTCACTGATTGCCCTTTATGAACACAAGATTTTTGTTCAAGGTGTGATTTGGAATGTCTTCTCGTTCGATCAGTGGGGCGTCCAATTGGGCAAGGTGTTAGCCAACAAGATCCTCCCCGAACTGCAAGCCTCAGAGGCAACCTTGACCCACGATTCGTCAACGAATGAATTGATCCGCCGGTACAAAGCTGGAAAATGA
- the rfbD gene encoding dTDP-4-dehydrorhamnose reductase, with translation MKNILLIGHDGQVGFELQRALAPLGHVTAVCYPAIDFSDPDSIVRIVREAKPNLIVNAAAYTAVDKAESEPVLCRKLNAEAPTLLAEEALRLGAGLIHYSTDFVFDGTKQHPYVETDLPHPLSVYGATKLEGDRAIQASGVPHLIFRLAWIYGLRGKNFLLTMRRLANEGKPLRVVSDQIGCPTWCRTIADATATALSNVRAQDGSFDLTGVSGLYHCVCAGQTSWHGFTRAFTPADIPVVPITTSDYPTPARRPSYSVMSCNKFSQTFGSPLPNWEQALNDCLRS, from the coding sequence ATGAAAAACATTCTTTTAATTGGCCATGATGGACAGGTGGGCTTTGAGTTGCAACGGGCTCTGGCCCCACTGGGGCACGTGACCGCCGTCTGCTACCCTGCCATTGATTTCTCAGACCCCGACTCCATCGTCCGGATTGTTCGCGAGGCAAAGCCCAATCTGATCGTCAATGCGGCAGCCTATACCGCTGTCGACAAAGCCGAATCGGAACCGGTTCTGTGCCGGAAACTCAATGCTGAGGCCCCGACCCTTCTGGCAGAAGAAGCCCTGCGGCTGGGCGCAGGGTTGATCCATTACTCCACCGACTTTGTCTTTGATGGCACCAAGCAGCACCCTTACGTCGAGACCGATCTACCCCATCCCCTCAGCGTCTATGGGGCCACCAAATTGGAAGGCGATCGCGCCATCCAAGCCTCTGGCGTCCCCCACCTTATTTTCCGACTCGCCTGGATCTATGGTTTGAGGGGCAAGAATTTCCTGCTGACCATGCGCCGTCTCGCCAATGAAGGCAAACCCCTGCGCGTGGTAAGCGACCAGATTGGCTGTCCCACCTGGTGCCGCACCATTGCCGATGCCACGGCCACTGCCCTCTCAAACGTCCGGGCGCAGGATGGATCCTTCGACTTGACCGGAGTCAGCGGTCTCTACCACTGTGTATGCGCCGGACAGACTTCCTGGCACGGCTTTACCCGCGCCTTTACACCAGCCGACATTCCGGTCGTCCCCATCACTACTTCCGATTATCCCACACCCGCCCGCCGCCCTTCCTACTCCGTCATGAGCTGCAATAAATTTTCCCAGACATTCGGGTCTCCTCTGCCGAATTGGGAACAGGCTTTGAACGACTGTCTGCGTTCATAA
- a CDS encoding nucleotidyl transferase AbiEii/AbiGii toxin family protein, producing MRAVVEKELLHHDILREMSTAGLLAGMTFIGGTCLRACYGSPRLSEDLDFTGGKNFTRDTLGVLAGTLVEGLEKKYALKVQVDEPVKETSGVDTWKMTLLTHPERRDLPPQRIHIDICAIPSHDRRPMMLRNLYGVDMGTSGLIIQVQSREEILADKMLALAFRPNRIKNRDLWDIVWLKQQGIALPLNLIPAKISDHRRNIPEFTKHLEARMVSLKNDSRMRKAFINEMQRFLPPQVVVETLEKEAFWAFLVELVQGESMQAIAASGK from the coding sequence GTGCGGGCGGTTGTCGAAAAAGAACTTCTTCATCACGATATCCTGAGGGAAATGAGTACAGCTGGTTTGCTTGCCGGCATGACCTTCATTGGGGGAACCTGCTTGCGGGCATGCTATGGCTCTCCGCGTTTAAGTGAAGACCTTGATTTCACTGGCGGAAAAAACTTTACACGTGACACACTAGGCGTACTGGCCGGCACTCTTGTAGAGGGACTGGAAAAGAAATATGCACTGAAGGTTCAAGTCGATGAGCCGGTTAAGGAAACATCGGGGGTAGATACTTGGAAAATGACTTTACTCACTCATCCTGAAAGGCGGGATTTACCACCACAACGTATCCACATTGATATTTGTGCCATTCCCAGCCACGATAGAAGGCCGATGATGTTAAGAAATCTCTATGGCGTTGACATGGGAACCTCAGGATTAATCATCCAAGTGCAAAGCCGGGAAGAGATTCTTGCCGATAAAATGCTCGCCTTGGCTTTCCGCCCGAACCGGATCAAGAATCGGGATCTGTGGGATATCGTCTGGTTAAAACAGCAAGGCATTGCACTCCCGCTCAACTTGATCCCTGCCAAAATCTCGGATCATCGGCGCAACATCCCTGAATTCACAAAACACCTTGAGGCGCGCATGGTTAGTTTAAAAAACGATTCCAGGATGAGGAAAGCCTTTATTAATGAGATGCAACGCTTTCTTCCTCCACAGGTAGTTGTCGAGACGCTGGAGAAAGAAGCGTTTTGGGCCTTTCTCGTGGAACTCGTTCAAGGGGAAAGCATGCAAGCCATCGCCGCATCAGGAAAATAA
- a CDS encoding phage protein GemA/Gp16 family protein codes for MDHKKLALIHIVKEELNLSEDEYRAILRREAGVDSSKNLTDDSFRKLMRFLVRSRHYTTNPNGLTLRQKLYIRHLQQALGWHDDHLSNFLHKYHHCTNLTDLSRAAASKTILAMEHMLSHRD; via the coding sequence ATGGACCATAAAAAATTGGCCCTGATTCACATCGTGAAGGAGGAATTAAACCTTTCCGAAGATGAATACCGGGCAATCCTGCGACGAGAAGCGGGCGTAGACTCATCCAAGAACTTGACCGATGACTCGTTCCGGAAACTCATGCGCTTCCTGGTCCGTAGCCGACACTACACCACCAATCCCAATGGCCTGACCCTGCGACAAAAGCTTTACATTCGCCACCTGCAACAGGCGCTTGGCTGGCACGACGATCACTTGAGCAATTTCCTGCATAAATATCACCACTGCACAAACCTGACAGACCTCTCTCGCGCGGCCGCCAGCAAAACCATCCTCGCCATGGAGCATATGCTCTCGCATAGAGATTAA
- a CDS encoding alcohol dehydrogenase catalytic domain-containing protein has translation MKAAVIRQIGSFEIENLPPPSPAPGEVRVKVAFAGLCRTDLKLIEVGHRDLVLPRIPAEEVSGTVDALGDGTDLDWLGKRVYVYPGTSCGSCGPCRSGAGNLCEHMQIMGFHRDGGFAEYVTTPAASLIELASDLDFESAVFAEPLSCCLNALELAHLTAGEQLGVWGAGPAGTLLARAGAAMGATPIVIEPDPRRRLLAGGVQDLPPGMALDVAIPAVGTPEAYHDAWLRLGPRGRLVIFSGLSRTSSCQSVDFNTLHYREQTLVGAYGCSYRHGVAALKLIRSGKVKVADLISHRIPLSRLAEGLDLVRRRTGMKILIYP, from the coding sequence ATGAAAGCGGCCGTAATCAGACAGATCGGATCATTTGAAATCGAAAACCTACCACCACCTTCACCCGCACCCGGGGAAGTGCGAGTGAAAGTGGCGTTCGCCGGACTCTGCCGGACAGACCTCAAGCTCATTGAAGTTGGGCACCGCGATTTGGTACTACCCCGCATCCCGGCGGAGGAAGTGTCAGGTACGGTCGATGCCCTAGGCGACGGTACGGACCTCGATTGGCTGGGTAAGCGGGTATATGTCTATCCAGGTACCAGCTGCGGATCCTGTGGACCCTGCCGTTCCGGAGCCGGAAATCTGTGCGAGCACATGCAAATCATGGGCTTTCACCGTGACGGGGGATTCGCGGAATACGTCACAACTCCCGCCGCCTCCCTGATCGAGTTGGCTTCCGACCTGGACTTCGAGTCAGCCGTCTTTGCCGAACCCCTGTCCTGCTGTCTCAATGCCCTAGAACTCGCTCACCTCACGGCCGGGGAACAACTCGGTGTCTGGGGCGCAGGCCCGGCAGGGACGCTATTGGCCAGGGCCGGGGCAGCCATGGGGGCGACTCCTATTGTGATTGAGCCCGATCCCCGGCGACGGCTCCTGGCTGGCGGCGTGCAGGACCTCCCCCCAGGCATGGCGCTTGATGTCGCCATACCGGCGGTAGGCACACCCGAAGCCTATCATGACGCCTGGCTCAGATTGGGACCCCGCGGACGCCTCGTTATTTTCTCCGGCCTATCCCGCACCTCATCTTGCCAGTCAGTGGATTTTAATACCCTGCACTATCGCGAGCAGACCCTTGTTGGCGCCTATGGCTGCAGCTACCGCCATGGCGTCGCCGCCTTGAAACTGATCCGCTCCGGCAAGGTGAAGGTGGCCGACCTTATCAGCCATCGCATCCCGTTAAGCCGCCTCGCAGAAGGGCTCGATCTCGTCCGGCGTCGAACCGGCATGAAAATTTTAATTTACCCATAA
- the trpD gene encoding anthranilate phosphoribosyltransferase: protein MSTNETDLKAFGQAIQKLICRQDLSETETYSLFKEILENRQPDLQQGAFLAALVAKRETAGEIVGAWRAILEFDTTLATGPLPDILCENSGTGMDKLKTFNVSSAAAIVAAACGVAMARHGARALTSFCGTVDILESVGVDVECDIETVTGSIRRAGIGLYNGMSGKVHPSALGRILSQIRFGSTLNIAASLANPARPTHAVRGVYSEALLPLLAEVMPAMGYVRGLVVHGQDRQHPGGMDELSITGTTFIREFTGQNVPSIYQLEPEDLGLKAASFTDIATTGNLITERRRFLHVLAGRDTGACADFTALNSAAVLFATGRANSMAQGLSMSQETLGKGAALEKLRDWTVAQTSSGGGASTLGQALHDAGLPS from the coding sequence ATGAGCACAAACGAAACTGATCTCAAGGCATTCGGACAGGCGATTCAAAAACTTATCTGCCGCCAGGACTTGAGCGAAACCGAAACCTACAGTCTCTTCAAGGAGATCCTGGAAAATCGCCAACCGGATCTCCAACAGGGGGCCTTCCTCGCCGCTTTGGTCGCCAAACGGGAAACCGCCGGAGAAATCGTCGGAGCGTGGCGGGCCATTCTTGAATTCGACACCACTCTGGCAACTGGCCCATTGCCCGACATCCTGTGCGAGAACTCGGGAACTGGTATGGACAAGCTTAAGACCTTTAACGTGAGCAGCGCCGCTGCGATTGTCGCGGCGGCTTGTGGGGTGGCGATGGCCCGCCACGGGGCACGTGCCCTGACCTCCTTCTGTGGGACAGTGGATATCCTCGAGTCTGTCGGCGTGGACGTGGAATGCGATATCGAAACAGTCACCGGCAGTATACGCCGTGCTGGCATAGGCCTCTACAACGGCATGAGCGGGAAGGTTCATCCGTCAGCCTTGGGGCGTATCCTCAGCCAGATTCGCTTCGGTTCCACCCTCAATATCGCCGCTTCACTGGCAAACCCCGCCCGACCGACCCACGCCGTCCGCGGGGTCTACTCGGAAGCCCTTCTCCCCCTTCTCGCAGAAGTCATGCCCGCCATGGGCTATGTCCGCGGCCTGGTCGTACACGGGCAGGACCGGCAGCACCCCGGCGGTATGGATGAGTTATCCATTACGGGGACGACGTTTATCAGGGAATTTACCGGACAAAACGTTCCCTCGATTTACCAGCTTGAGCCAGAAGATCTTGGCCTGAAAGCGGCCTCCTTCACCGACATTGCCACCACGGGAAATCTCATCACGGAACGTCGCCGCTTCCTGCACGTGCTGGCGGGGCGCGACACCGGTGCCTGCGCGGACTTCACCGCCCTCAATAGTGCCGCCGTATTGTTTGCCACTGGACGAGCCAACTCCATGGCCCAAGGCCTGAGCATGAGTCAGGAGACGCTTGGTAAAGGGGCCGCACTGGAAAAGCTCCGCGATTGGACGGTAGCCCAGACCTCATCCGGCGGCGGAGCATCCACCCTTGGCCAAGCGCTCCACGATGCCGGCCTGCCGTCCTGA
- a CDS encoding hemerythrin domain-containing protein, whose product MTANIKINPANMTDVVGFYIKDVITAYPAVGAVLEAAGIGCVTCSVGTCLIKDVVSIHNLTEAQEHSLFAGIAAVIFPGRTMALPKTERKLPPAGANKLSPPLQALVNEHTNIKRVLARIPALAIRIQQGLDADTRQTVSGVIDFVRQYADKYHHAKEEDILFKYFDAGSDILAVMYKEHEIGRQHVRSALTALEQGDASAIMDHLNAYGVLLKEHIRKEDEILYPWMNRELTDSQVGQLFSKFSTVDEQFGAKASFYLGMVDKLEMG is encoded by the coding sequence ATGACTGCAAATATAAAGATTAATCCGGCGAACATGACCGATGTGGTCGGCTTCTATATCAAGGATGTGATTACCGCCTATCCGGCCGTGGGAGCCGTTCTGGAAGCGGCGGGAATCGGGTGCGTGACCTGCAGCGTCGGAACTTGTCTAATAAAGGATGTTGTCAGCATCCATAACTTGACCGAAGCTCAAGAACACTCCCTGTTCGCGGGAATTGCAGCGGTGATTTTTCCCGGCCGCACCATGGCACTACCTAAAACCGAGCGCAAGCTTCCACCCGCCGGCGCTAATAAACTTTCCCCGCCTCTTCAGGCGTTGGTGAATGAACACACCAACATCAAGCGTGTGCTGGCCCGAATTCCTGCCCTGGCTATCAGGATTCAGCAGGGACTCGATGCAGACACCCGCCAAACTGTTTCCGGGGTGATTGATTTCGTCCGGCAGTATGCAGATAAATATCACCACGCCAAGGAAGAGGATATCCTGTTCAAATACTTTGACGCAGGATCCGATATTCTGGCGGTTATGTATAAGGAACATGAGATTGGTCGCCAGCATGTCCGCAGCGCACTCACTGCACTCGAACAAGGCGATGCCAGTGCCATCATGGATCATCTCAACGCGTATGGCGTCCTTCTCAAAGAACATATCCGGAAAGAAGATGAAATCCTCTATCCCTGGATGAACCGCGAATTAACGGATTCGCAGGTAGGGCAGTTGTTTTCAAAATTCAGCACGGTGGATGAACAATTTGGCGCCAAGGCCAGTTTTTATCTTGGCATGGTGGATAAACTAGAAATGGGCTAA
- a CDS encoding 4Fe-4S ferredoxin: protein MSQCGCPGSQTMAFKRDDSAAPAGNEVAVKSQLAQWPIQMHLINPMAPYYQGADVVLTADCVAYALGNYHSAYLKGKSIAIGCPKLDSEQEEYVEKIKSWIDDAKINTLTVMIMQVPCCRGLLALAKQGAAQATRKVPIKYVIVGIQGDIIEEAWA from the coding sequence ATGAGTCAATGTGGATGTCCCGGAAGTCAGACGATGGCTTTCAAACGAGATGATTCGGCGGCACCCGCCGGCAACGAAGTGGCTGTGAAATCACAACTGGCCCAATGGCCGATTCAGATGCATCTCATCAATCCCATGGCCCCTTATTATCAGGGTGCAGACGTTGTATTGACAGCCGACTGCGTGGCGTATGCGCTTGGCAACTATCACAGCGCCTATCTTAAAGGCAAATCCATTGCCATCGGCTGCCCCAAGCTGGATTCCGAACAGGAAGAGTATGTGGAGAAAATAAAATCCTGGATCGATGACGCCAAAATCAACACCTTGACAGTGATGATCATGCAGGTTCCCTGTTGCCGTGGCCTTCTGGCCCTTGCCAAACAAGGCGCCGCTCAAGCCACACGCAAGGTTCCCATCAAGTACGTCATTGTCGGCATTCAAGGCGACATCATTGAAGAAGCTTGGGCCTGA
- a CDS encoding L-rhamnose isomerase produces the protein MNSKDLEKMYGMAKARYAELGINTDKAIRQALTIPVSMHCWQADDVGGFEVKEGALNGGGIMATGNHAGRARTPAEARSDYDKVLELVPGTLRLNIHACYAETAGKAVDRDALEPKHFANWMAWAKQHKLCLDFNPTFFAHPKANEGYTLSHRDPAIRAFWVQHAIACRKIAAAMARSQGEPCLVNHWIPDGSKDFPADRWTPRELLTESLDKAIANEKSVSKSLCVDYVESKLFGIGSEEYVVGSSEYYNGYALSRGVGLCMDMGHYHPTETIHDKVSSALQFHKRLLLHVSRPMRWDSDHVVLFGDDLQYLFLEIGRGNAWDRVAIATDYFDASINRIAAYVIGLRATRKAILFALLDPAAILAKLERKGDNAGRMGLMEEMKTLPFGAVWDWLCLSKDVPVGQTWLDEVGQYERDVLSKRG, from the coding sequence ATGAATTCTAAAGATTTGGAAAAGATGTATGGCATGGCGAAAGCCCGCTATGCGGAGTTGGGGATCAATACCGACAAGGCGATTCGCCAGGCCTTGACCATCCCTGTGTCCATGCATTGCTGGCAGGCTGATGATGTGGGCGGCTTTGAGGTGAAAGAAGGTGCCTTGAATGGCGGTGGCATCATGGCCACCGGGAATCACGCCGGACGCGCCCGGACACCGGCCGAGGCCCGTTCCGACTATGACAAGGTTCTGGAACTCGTGCCCGGCACGCTGCGTCTGAACATCCATGCTTGCTACGCCGAAACGGCGGGGAAGGCTGTGGACCGTGACGCGCTGGAGCCGAAGCATTTTGCCAACTGGATGGCCTGGGCGAAACAGCACAAACTGTGTCTTGATTTCAATCCCACATTCTTTGCCCATCCCAAAGCCAATGAGGGCTATACGCTGTCACACCGCGATCCGGCCATCCGGGCGTTCTGGGTCCAGCACGCCATCGCCTGCCGCAAGATTGCTGCCGCCATGGCCCGTTCCCAGGGCGAGCCCTGTCTGGTCAATCACTGGATTCCTGACGGCTCCAAGGACTTCCCCGCGGATCGTTGGACCCCGCGAGAGTTGTTAACGGAATCGCTGGATAAGGCGATTGCGAACGAGAAGTCCGTTAGCAAGTCGCTGTGTGTGGATTACGTGGAAAGCAAGTTGTTCGGGATCGGTAGCGAAGAGTATGTGGTCGGTTCCTCTGAGTACTACAATGGATATGCGCTGAGCCGTGGAGTTGGGCTTTGCATGGATATGGGGCATTACCATCCGACAGAGACGATTCACGACAAGGTTTCGAGTGCGCTCCAGTTCCATAAGCGGCTGCTCCTGCATGTCAGCCGCCCGATGCGGTGGGATAGTGATCATGTGGTGCTGTTCGGCGACGATCTGCAGTATCTCTTTCTTGAAATTGGTCGTGGCAATGCCTGGGACCGTGTGGCGATTGCAACGGATTATTTTGACGCCAGTATTAACCGCATTGCGGCCTATGTCATTGGCCTGCGTGCGACGCGCAAGGCGATTCTGTTCGCACTCCTTGATCCTGCGGCAATCCTCGCCAAGTTGGAGCGCAAGGGTGACAATGCCGGCCGGATGGGCTTGATGGAAGAGATGAAGACCCTGCCGTTTGGCGCCGTGTGGGATTGGCTTTGCCTCAGCAAGGATGTGCCGGTAGGCCAGACTTGGCTGGATGAGGTTGGCCAGTACGAGCGGGACGTATTGTCGAAGCGGGGGTAG